The sequence GGACAAGCTTATTGAACTTATTACAGTCAATGAGACTTATTTCTTTCGTGAGGAAAACCTTCTGGAAGAGTTTCAAAGAGTCATACTTCCAAAGTACCAGGGCCGTACACCCGATAATCCTTTGCGTATATGGAGTGCAGCTTGTTCCAGCGGGGAAGAACCATATACTTTGGCTATATTAATTGAAGAGAGCGGGCTGTTTGAAGCCGGTGCAGTAGAGATTATCGGCTCGGATATAGACAAAAAGGTTTTGGAAAAAGCAAGAAAGGGCTTGTATAACAAAAAATCATTCTCTTTTCGCACAATGCCAAAAGAAATACTTGAGAAATATTTTGTCTCATTTGGAGATGAATACAGGGTCAAGGATTCAATAAGGGCCATGGTTGATTTTCGCCGGTTAAATCTCTTGGATGAAAATATAGCGGAAATGATTGGAGAGGTGGATATAATCTTTTGCAGGAATGTACTGATCTATTTTGATGCGAAAGCAATAAACAGAGTTGTTGACTCTTTATACAAAGTGCTGAAGGTCGGCGGATATTTGTTCTTAGGCCATGCAGAGACTATAACGGGAATGAATACCGGATTTGAGACGATATATGCGCCGTCGACATTTTATTATCGGAAAGGAGAAAAGTATCCATGCAGAAGTATGGGGTATTAGTAGTGGACGACTCATCTTTTATGAGAAGATGTATCAGCTTGATTATAGAGAAAGATCCACAACTTTTTATCATAGGAATTGCAAGAAACGGAATTGAAGCAATAGAAAAAGTGCAAAGGCTTAAACCTGACATTGTGACAATGG comes from Acetivibrio thermocellus ATCC 27405 and encodes:
- a CDS encoding CheR family methyltransferase; translation: MDTFGLIQLAELIYEYCGIDFFKNLSSLESKISDRLKELGLSCWEYGGYLRVEPKEWDKLIELITVNETYFFREENLLEEFQRVILPKYQGRTPDNPLRIWSAACSSGEEPYTLAILIEESGLFEAGAVEIIGSDIDKKVLEKARKGLYNKKSFSFRTMPKEILEKYFVSFGDEYRVKDSIRAMVDFRRLNLLDENIAEMIGEVDIIFCRNVLIYFDAKAINRVVDSLYKVLKVGGYLFLGHAETITGMNTGFETIYAPSTFYYRKGEKYPCRSMGY